Proteins encoded together in one Mobula birostris isolate sMobBir1 chromosome 7, sMobBir1.hap1, whole genome shotgun sequence window:
- the tmem126a gene encoding transmembrane protein 126A isoform X1 produces MATSSQSRLEDLTQATKMAKSGALFTQDHQNKNPSSNVMEMLLERFERLPELDRTLFVYGPFYLGLNSALAGLITNSFFRRALNVAQARFASSLPMAILPFLSTVAGYNAVVSKPLLSGDLNCPTCALVRGGLVASLGGGLYPVLLALPINAGLATRYNTSPMPEKGNIIRFWIALCQPFKRKLSYVIILQALFGFFLSSKHYAIYMKMLELPPSHIDSEH; encoded by the exons ATGGCTACTTCTTCACAGTCGAGGTTAGAGGATCTTACTCAG GCGACGAAAATGGCAAAGAGTGGTGCGTTGTTTACACAAGATCATCAAAATAAGAATCCCAGCTCAAATGTGATGGAAATGCTCCTTGAACGGTTTGAGCGCCTTCCAGAATTAGATAG aaCACTTTTTGTCTATGGACCTTTCTACCTTGGGTTAAATTCAGCACTTGCTGGTTTAATTACCAACAGTTTCTTTCGAAGAGCTCTCAATGTTGCGCAGGCTCGTTTTGCGTCTAGTTTGCCTATGGCAATCCTACCATTCCTGTCAACCGTAGCTGGGTATAATGCTGTTGTATCAAAACCTTTGCTTTCAG GTGATCTAAACTGTCCCACCTGTGCTCTAGTTAGAGGAGGATTAGTAGCATCTCTTGGTGGAGGCTTATATCCTGTTCTCTTGGCCTTGCCGATAAACGCTGGACTTGCAACAAG GTACAATACAAGCCCTATGCCAGAAAAAGGAAACATAATAAGATTCTGGATTGCTCTTTGTCAGCCATTTAAGAGAAAACTAAGCTATGTGATAATCCTTCAGGCTCTCTTTGGATTCTTCCTAAGTTCCAAGCACTATGCAATTTACATGAAAATGCTTGAACTTCCTCCATCCCACATAGATTCTGAACATTAA
- the tmem126a gene encoding transmembrane protein 126A isoform X2 — MAKSGALFTQDHQNKNPSSNVMEMLLERFERLPELDRTLFVYGPFYLGLNSALAGLITNSFFRRALNVAQARFASSLPMAILPFLSTVAGYNAVVSKPLLSGDLNCPTCALVRGGLVASLGGGLYPVLLALPINAGLATRYNTSPMPEKGNIIRFWIALCQPFKRKLSYVIILQALFGFFLSSKHYAIYMKMLELPPSHIDSEH; from the exons ATGGCAAAGAGTGGTGCGTTGTTTACACAAGATCATCAAAATAAGAATCCCAGCTCAAATGTGATGGAAATGCTCCTTGAACGGTTTGAGCGCCTTCCAGAATTAGATAG aaCACTTTTTGTCTATGGACCTTTCTACCTTGGGTTAAATTCAGCACTTGCTGGTTTAATTACCAACAGTTTCTTTCGAAGAGCTCTCAATGTTGCGCAGGCTCGTTTTGCGTCTAGTTTGCCTATGGCAATCCTACCATTCCTGTCAACCGTAGCTGGGTATAATGCTGTTGTATCAAAACCTTTGCTTTCAG GTGATCTAAACTGTCCCACCTGTGCTCTAGTTAGAGGAGGATTAGTAGCATCTCTTGGTGGAGGCTTATATCCTGTTCTCTTGGCCTTGCCGATAAACGCTGGACTTGCAACAAG GTACAATACAAGCCCTATGCCAGAAAAAGGAAACATAATAAGATTCTGGATTGCTCTTTGTCAGCCATTTAAGAGAAAACTAAGCTATGTGATAATCCTTCAGGCTCTCTTTGGATTCTTCCTAAGTTCCAAGCACTATGCAATTTACATGAAAATGCTTGAACTTCCTCCATCCCACATAGATTCTGAACATTAA